Part of the Kiritimatiellia bacterium genome, CACGCAGATGCGCAATGATGTCCAAGCCGGCCTCCCGGGAGAGCCGCCGACAGCGTCCAAATTTCAACGCCATCATCAGCAACACCGCGACCTGCGAGGTAAACGCCTTCGTCGAGGCCACGCCGATCTCCGGCCCCGCATGCAGGTACACCCCGCGCCCGGTCTCCCGCGCGATCGTCGAGCCCACCACGTTGCAGATCCCGCAGAGCGCCGCGCCCTTCTGCCGCGCCTCCCGCACCGCGGCGAGCGTATCGGCGGTCTCCCCGGACTGACTGATCGCCACCACCAGATCGCGCGGGGTCAGAATCGGATTGCGATACCGAAACTCCGCGGCTTGCTCCACCGACGCCGGCAGGTCCGCGAGATCCTCGAAATACAACCGGCCCACCATGCCGGCATGCAACGACGTGCCGCAGGCGACCAGCACCACGCGCTGCACGTCCGCGATCTCCCGCGGCGTCATCGCCAGACCGCCGAGCTTTGCGGTGCCTGCGCTCACATCCAGACGCCCGCGAAGGGAGTTTTCCAGCGACTCCGGCTGCTCGAAGATCTCCTTCAGCATGAAGTGCTCGAACCCGCCCTTCTCCGCCGCGCGCACATCCCAGTCCACCTGCGACACCGCCCTCGAGACCGGCGTATTCTGCACCGTCCGCACATCGATGGAGCCCGCGGCGAGCTCCGCAATGTCGTCATCGTCGAGATAGATCACGCGGTTCGTGTGTGCGACGATCGCGGCCGCATCGCTGGCGACCAACGTTTCGTCGTCGCCGACGCCGATCACAATCGGGCTGCCGCGCCGCGCCACCCAGATACGACCCGGGTGATCCGCGTGCACGACCGCGATACCAAGCGTGCCCTCCACCTGCCGCAGTGCCGCACACAGCGCGCCGATCGGGTCCTGCGCAAACCCCAGACTGCCGAGCAAATGGGCGAGCACCTCGGTGTCGGTGTCGGACCGGAAGGTGTGGCCGCGCGCCTCGAGCTGGCGGCGCAGCTCCGCGTAGTTCTCGATGATGCCATTGTGCACGAGCGCGAGCCGCCCGCTCGCATCGAAGTGCGGATGCGCGTTGGCTTCGGTCGGCGGTCCGTGGGTCGCCCAACGCGTGTGCGCGATGCCGCACGCGGCCCGCTCGGCGGGGGTGCCGGGCCATTCCGCGGCGACACGCTCCGCCAGCGCCTGCACCTTCCCGGGCAGCTTCAGCCACTGCAGCGCGCCGTCCGTCACCACCGCGATGCCGGCGGAGTCATACCCTCGATACTCCAGCCGCCGCAGATTTCCGATCAGTGTCTCCGGAGCCGGCCGCGGCCCCGCATAACCCACAATCCCGCACATGTGTGCCCGTCCTCCGGCTCGACCTTCAGGCGCCGATCTCTTGTTTCAGCAGCTCCACAATGCGACCACACCACTCCTGCACGGCCTCGGCGCTGGGGCCCTCGACAAGCACCCGCACCTTGGGCTCCGTGCCGGAGTAGCGCACCACCACACGGCCGTTGGTGCCCAGCGCACGGCGTGCCTCGTCAAGCCGCTGGCTCAAGCCGGATACCGTCTCCAACGGCGGGCGCGCGCGGACCGGCAGACTCACCAGCTTCTGCGGATACTCGACCATGCAGCCGGCCAGCTCCCGCAGCGGCTGGCCAGTCGTTTTCATCAGCCGCAAGACTTGCAGCGCGGTGATGATGCCGTCTCCGGTCGTCGCATGGTCCATAAAAATCACATGACCGGATTTCTCGCCGCCCAGGTTGTAGCCGCCGGCCCGCATGGCCTCGATCACCTGGCGGTCGCCCACGTTCGTCGTGACCACCCGGATGCCACGCTCGGCCATGGCCGCGTGCAGCCCGAGATTGCTCATCGTCGTCACGACAAGCGTCTCGCGCGCCAACCGCCCGCGAGAATGGAAGTCCAGCGCGCACATTGCCAGAATCCGGTCGCCATCCACCACCTCGCCCGCACTATCGGTGAAAATCACGCGGTCCGCGTCGCCATCGAGCGCAATACCCACGTCCGCCTTGTGCTGCCGCACCAGCTGGCCAACCGTCTCCGGGTGTAGCGCACCACAGCCGTTGTTGATGTTGTAGCCGTCGGGCGAGGCATAGGCCTTCGTCACTCGCGCCCCCAGCTCCTCGAAGATCCACGGCCCGATCCGATACGCCGCGCCATTGCTGCAGTCCAGCACGACGTGCAGCCCCGACAGGTTCTGATGGCCGACCGTCCCCTTCGCGAACTCAATGTAACGGCCCCTCGCGTCCTCAATCCGGTACGCCTTTCCCATCGTGTCGCTGCGAATGTGCTCCGCGGTCAGATCACCGTTCACCACGTGGCGCTCAATCTGCAGCTCGAGGTCATCGGAGAGCTTGAACCCCTCGCCATCGAAAATCTTGATCCCGTTGTCGTCGTAGGGATTGTGCGAGGCGGTCAGCATGATGCCCACCGTCGCCGCCATCGAGCGGGTCAGATGCGCCACCGCCGGCGTCGGCAACACGCCCACCAGAAACACGTCCATCCCCATCGAGACCAGCCCGCTCGTCAGCGCCGTTTCCAGCATGTAGCCCGACAGCCGCGTGTCCTTCCCCAGCACCGCGCGGCGACTTCCATGCCCGGAAGCACCAAACACATGCGCGATCGCTTTCCCGACCTGCAGCGCGACCTCCGGTGTGATCGGGTGATAGTTTGCCCGCCCGCGGATTCCGTCCGTTCCGAACAGTCGTTCCATGATTGGTGCTCCGATGCGATGGCCCGTCCGCCGGCTGCAACTTATCACACCACAAAGCGTCGCCGCAACGAAATGGCGCCGTAGCCGCCGGCGAGTTCCAGCGTGCCTCCCCTCACGCTCCGCCGGCCGGCTCACGGCGACCACTCGCTTGCCGGCTGGTCAGCCGCGGGGTATGATGAAACTGTCTTTGGGGCCTGCGGGCCCGCCGCGACGGTGGCGCGGTAGCCAAGTGGTAAGGCGGAGGTCTGCAAAACCTCTATGCATCGGTTCGATTCCGATCCGCGCCTCCATTTCTCCCGCTGAAGCACGAAGGAGCCGCGCGGTTTGACGTTGTGGCGGCAGCCCGATAGCGTGCGGCGCGGTACCGACCTTCGGCATCCGGTTGACACCGCATGGCGTCCGATCGGGAATTGCGTCCGCTGGCCGTCGCCACCGCAACGGCGGCGCTGGTGATCGCCGCCGGTCTGTGGGGGATCGCGGACTGGCTCCGCCGCGAACCGCCGTTCGAGCTCGCCGAGCGCCTACCGGAACCCGAAACGCCGCCGGCCACCGCGCCGACGGTGGATCTGCGTGGCAGCTTTTCCGCGGGGCCCGGAACCCCCTCCGTGGTGACCTCTATGTGGCCCCGGTTCCGGGGACCGTTGGCCGATGGCATCTCGCGCGAGCCAGTTCCATTGGCGGCTCGGTGGCCCTCCAACGGACCGCCCGTGCTCTGGCAGGTGGCCGTCGGCGACGGCCATGCAGGTCCGGCGGTGCGGCACGGCCGCGTTTACCTGCTCGACTACGACGAAGAACGCCGCGGCGACGTGCTGCGCTGCCTCTCGCTGGATGACGGGCGCGAGATCTGGCGACGGTTCTATGCGGTCGACATCCGCCGCAACCACGGCATCTCGCGCACGGTGCCGGCGGTCTCCGAGCGGGTGGTGGTTTCAATCGGCCCTCGCTGCCACGTGCTGTGCGTCGACGCCTTTAGCGGGGAGTTTCTGTGGGGAATGGACCTGGTGCGCGAGCAGGGTGCGAAGGAACCGCTCTGGTATACCGCCCAGTGCCCGCTGCTCGACGGAGAGGTTGCGGTGCTGGCGCCCGCCGGCCGCGTGCTGATGCTGGGGGTCGAGGTCACCTCCGGGCGGGTGGTGTGGGAGACGCCCAACGAGGACGGATGGTCAATGTCCCATGGGTCGGTGATCCCCATGGAGTTTAACGGCCGACGCATGTATGTGTATCCGGCGCTCGGCGGGCTCGTTGGCGTCGCCGCCGACGGGCCGCAGGTCGGCCGCATCCTCTGGAAAACCTCCGAGTGGCGCACCAGCGTGCAGGCGCCCTCCGCGCTGCCGCTGCCTGGCGGCCGAGTGCTGATCACTGCCGGTTACGGTGCCGGCAGCGCACTGTTCCAGCTGCGGCCCGACGGCGACCGCTTTCGCGCCGAGCTGGTCTGGCGAGCGGACAAAACCACGTTCGGATCGGAACAGCAGACGCCGCTGTTCCATCGCGACCATCTCTTCGCGGTGATGCCCAACGACGGCGGCGCGCTGCGGCGGCAACTGGTCTGCTATGATCTCGGCGGCCGGCTCGTGTGGTCGAGCGGTCCGCAGCGACGGTTCGGACTCGGACCACTGCTGATCGCCGCGGCGGACGACCGGTTGCTGGTGATGGATGACGAGGGTACGTTGACGATGGTGCGCGCGACGGCGGATGGCTACCACGAGCTGGCCCGCGCCACCGTGCTGCCGAACGCCCGGGATTCCTGGGGTCCGATGGCGCTGGTGGATGGCCGTCTGCTGGCGCGGGAATCGACGCGGTTGGTGTGCCTGGACTTGCGGCGCCGATGAACACCCTGCCCTCGATCGCGTTGTATGCGGCGCTCGCCGCGATCACGGCGGTCACCACGGTGGCACGCGAGGACCCTGGTCCCGCCTTCACGCTGAACCTGGATCCGCTCAAAACGGTGCCTCCGCAGTGGCGCCGCTGGTACGAGCAATCACCTCTGCGCACCAATCTGTCCCACCTGACGGCCATCGCAATCGCAACGGACGACCGATTCGCGATCGTGGCCGGTCGAACGCTGATCCGCGGCACTCTCGGCGAACCACCGGAGCGCGACACCCGCACCGAACTGCCCGACGCCGGCCGCGCCGCTACCTTCGGACCGGACGGTCAGCTGTGGATCGCCCGCGACCGTGGATGGATCGCGTTTCCCCCCGGCGGCGACCCCGAAGAAGGCCCCCCCCTTTCCATCTCCAGCCGGATCACCTCGATCGCAGTGACCACGGGCAACGTCTGGCTTGCCGACGCTGGCGAACGGATCGTGTGGGTGTTCGACCGGACCGGCACGCTGCGCGCGCAGGTCCGCGGCGCAGACGCCCACGGCTTCGTGATCCCCAGCCCGCACTTCGACGTCGCACCGGCCGGACCCGACTCGGCCTGGATCGTCAATCCCGGTGAGCTCCGCGTAGAGCTATGGACCGCCGACGGCCGCCGCCTTCGCAGTTGGGGACGCCCGGGTATGGACCTCGAGGGCTTTTGTGGCTGCTGCAACCCAACCGACATTGTCCTCCTGCCCGATGGCTCGGTCGCCACCGCGGAAAAGGGCATCGTGCGCGTGAAAGTCTACCGTGCCGACGGTTCGCTGGAGAGCGTCGCCGCGGCACCGGACCAGTTTGCGCCGGACACGGTCGGCCTAGACCTGGCATCGGATGCGGCCGGCCGGCTCTACGTCGCCGATCCTGCCCGGCGGGCGGTGCGGGTGTTCGCGCGCCGCGCAAAAACGGGGGCGCCATGAGACCGGAGCCCTCCACATCGGCCAGATCGCGGCGCGAGTGGCTTCGCAACGTCGCCCGCCTCGGCGCCGGGGCGGCGATTGTGGCCATAGTTGGCCGCGCCGCGCGCTCCTTCACGCCGGCGACCGCGCCGGACGCGGCCAGCGGCTGCGCCCACTGCCCCTGGGCGGCCAACTGTCGAATCAGTCCACAACGATGTGCGCAGCGAGCAGCACCCCTTCGATGAACTCCGACTCTCCATCGTCGCCGACCTCTGACCGCCGGCAGTTCTTGCTGCGCGGCGCGGCCGCCGCCGCCGGATTTGCGGTCGCCACACTCGCCGGCGCAGCCGCGCGCGGTGCCGCCTCCCGCGACCGCATGGTATGGCAGATCGACCCTCACAAGTGCATCCAGTGCGGTCGCTGCATGACGAACTGTGTGCTGACACCGTCCGCGGTGAAATGCGTGCACACCTACGCGATGTGCGGGTACTGCCGGTTCTGTTTCGGCTATTTCGACCCTGGCGCGGCGGAGCTCAACAGCGCCGCGGAAAATCAGATGTGCCCGACCGGCGCGATCCGTCGCCGTTTCATTGAGCCGCCATACTACGAGTACTCGATCATCGAACAGCTGTGTACCGGCTGCGGCAAGTGCGTGAAGGGCTGTAACACTTTCGGCAACGGCTCCCTGCAGCTTCAGATCCTCCATGACCGCTGCGCGCAGTGCAATGAGTGTGCGATCGCACGCCGCTGTCCCGCACAGGCGATCGAGCGCGTTCCGCTGAGGGCGTGGAACCGGATGAAGGCCGAATTCGGGCCGGCCGGCGCCGCGTGGACAAACCCGGAGCCCCCGGCGCATGCGTGAGTATCGTCTCCGCACGACCCGGCGGATCAGTATCGCGGTGCTGCTTGTCACCGCGATCGCAGTCGCCGCGGAGCAACGGTTCCCAAAACCAGATTTCAAGTCCGGCTACACTCAGCCCGTCTATCGCCCCCCTCTGCCCGCACGCTCCGCCGCACGTGAGTGGGCGGACGTCGGGTTGCTGGCCACCGCGTTGGTCGCCGCCGCATGGCTAGCGCTGCGCGCGCGCTCGCGCCGGGGCCTGTGGGCGCTCTCCATCGGCGCGCTCGTATGGTTCGGTCTGGTCCGCCAGGGCTGCATCTGCCCGGTGGGCTCAATCCAGAACGTCGCGCTTGCGCTCGCTGACCGTACCCATGCAATCCCGCTGACCACCGCGCTGATCTTCGCACTGCCGCTGATGGCGGCACTGTGCTGGGGACGGGTCTTTTGCGCGGCGGTGTGTCCGCTCGGCGCACTCCAGGACCTGGTGGTCCTGCGGCCGGTGCGGCTGCCGCGACCGCTGAACCGCGCGCTCGCGATGCTGGGCCCCACCGTGCTCGCGTTCGGCCTGGCGCTCACCTTCGCCGGCGCAGGCTTCTGGATCTGCCGCTA contains:
- a CDS encoding ferredoxin, yielding MNSDSPSSPTSDRRQFLLRGAAAAAGFAVATLAGAAARGAASRDRMVWQIDPHKCIQCGRCMTNCVLTPSAVKCVHTYAMCGYCRFCFGYFDPGAAELNSAAENQMCPTGAIRRRFIEPPYYEYSIIEQLCTGCGKCVKGCNTFGNGSLQLQILHDRCAQCNECAIARRCPAQAIERVPLRAWNRMKAEFGPAGAAWTNPEPPAHA
- the glmS gene encoding glutamine--fructose-6-phosphate transaminase (isomerizing) — encoded protein: MCGIVGYAGPRPAPETLIGNLRRLEYRGYDSAGIAVVTDGALQWLKLPGKVQALAERVAAEWPGTPAERAACGIAHTRWATHGPPTEANAHPHFDASGRLALVHNGIIENYAELRRQLEARGHTFRSDTDTEVLAHLLGSLGFAQDPIGALCAALRQVEGTLGIAVVHADHPGRIWVARRGSPIVIGVGDDETLVASDAAAIVAHTNRVIYLDDDDIAELAAGSIDVRTVQNTPVSRAVSQVDWDVRAAEKGGFEHFMLKEIFEQPESLENSLRGRLDVSAGTAKLGGLAMTPREIADVQRVVLVACGTSLHAGMVGRLYFEDLADLPASVEQAAEFRYRNPILTPRDLVVAISQSGETADTLAAVREARQKGAALCGICNVVGSTIARETGRGVYLHAGPEIGVASTKAFTSQVAVLLMMALKFGRCRRLSREAGLDIIAHLRALPALVRRVLQRNEAIAAVAAEIADARDAFYIGRGLLYPVALEGALKLKEISYLHAEGYHAAELKHGPIALLEPSVPVVALALDVPGRDKMIGNIQECRARGAPVVAVVTEGDDTVPAMSTHTIALPRCAPLVAPVVAAVAMQLLAYHVARRRGCEIDQPRNLAKSVTVE
- a CDS encoding PQQ-like beta-propeller repeat protein, translating into MASDRELRPLAVATATAALVIAAGLWGIADWLRREPPFELAERLPEPETPPATAPTVDLRGSFSAGPGTPSVVTSMWPRFRGPLADGISREPVPLAARWPSNGPPVLWQVAVGDGHAGPAVRHGRVYLLDYDEERRGDVLRCLSLDDGREIWRRFYAVDIRRNHGISRTVPAVSERVVVSIGPRCHVLCVDAFSGEFLWGMDLVREQGAKEPLWYTAQCPLLDGEVAVLAPAGRVLMLGVEVTSGRVVWETPNEDGWSMSHGSVIPMEFNGRRMYVYPALGGLVGVAADGPQVGRILWKTSEWRTSVQAPSALPLPGGRVLITAGYGAGSALFQLRPDGDRFRAELVWRADKTTFGSEQQTPLFHRDHLFAVMPNDGGALRRQLVCYDLGGRLVWSSGPQRRFGLGPLLIAAADDRLLVMDDEGTLTMVRATADGYHELARATVLPNARDSWGPMALVDGRLLARESTRLVCLDLRRR
- the glmM gene encoding phosphoglucosamine mutase, which gives rise to MERLFGTDGIRGRANYHPITPEVALQVGKAIAHVFGASGHGSRRAVLGKDTRLSGYMLETALTSGLVSMGMDVFLVGVLPTPAVAHLTRSMAATVGIMLTASHNPYDDNGIKIFDGEGFKLSDDLELQIERHVVNGDLTAEHIRSDTMGKAYRIEDARGRYIEFAKGTVGHQNLSGLHVVLDCSNGAAYRIGPWIFEELGARVTKAYASPDGYNINNGCGALHPETVGQLVRQHKADVGIALDGDADRVIFTDSAGEVVDGDRILAMCALDFHSRGRLARETLVVTTMSNLGLHAAMAERGIRVVTTNVGDRQVIEAMRAGGYNLGGEKSGHVIFMDHATTGDGIITALQVLRLMKTTGQPLRELAGCMVEYPQKLVSLPVRARPPLETVSGLSQRLDEARRALGTNGRVVVRYSGTEPKVRVLVEGPSAEAVQEWCGRIVELLKQEIGA